Genomic segment of Pseudomonas sp. CCI4.2:
CTGCTTGTTTGTTGCGATGCCACTTCTGGATTTCACTTGCCGCATCAGGCCTTCGCAAGCAAGCTTGCTCCCACAGTGGAGTCACGCTTTCAGCCCCACCATACCCTGTGGGAGCAGGCTTGAACCCACAGTGGAGTCAATACCCTGTGGGAGCAGGCTTGCCTGCGAAGGGCGCGACGCGATCGATGCCGCCTCAGGCTCTGCTACCCGTCGCTGCAAACACCGCTGGCGAGCGCTGTTCGAGCAGGTAATAAAACGCGCCGCCGAGTATGCAACCGGTGAACCAGGCAAAGTTGGCGATCGGTTGGAACCACGGCACGAAGCTGAAGCACAGGCCAATGACGCCTGCTGCAACCAGCGCTTTGATGGCGGTCCAGTTGAAGCCGTTGGTGTACCAATAACGACCGGCTGGCGTGTCATCGAACAAGGCGTCGACATCGATCTGCTGACGTTTCACGAGGTAGTAATCCACCAGCAGAATGCCGAACAGCGGGCCGATGCAGGCGGCCAGTATGTCCAGGGTGTAGTGGATAACGGCCGGGTTATTGAACAGGTTCCAAGGCGTGATAAACACCGAGAGCACCGCCGCGATCATGCCGCCCATGCGCCAGCTGATTTTGCTCGGTGCTACGTTGGCGAAATCGAACGCCGGGGATACGAAGTTGGCGACGATGTTAATGCCGATGGTGGCGGTGACAAACGCGAATGCGCCTAGCAATACAGCGGTGGTGTTATCGATGCGGGCGACCGTGGCGATAGGGTCGTGGATCATTTCGCCGAAGATCGGTAAGGTCCCGGAAACAATCACCACGGTGACCAGCGAGAAGGCCAGAAAGTTAACCGGTAAGCCCCAAAAATTACCGCGACGTACGTCTGCCATGCTTCGTGCGTATCGGCTGAAGTCACCGAAGTTCAGTGTTGGGCCGGAGAAGTACGAAACCACCAGCGCTGTCGCCATTATGGTTTGGCCGAACGCTTCCCAGCCAGACAGCTGTTTTTCAGCCAAGGTAAAACTGATGTTGCTCCAGCCTGCGCGCCAGACAATCCAGGCCGCCAGCACCATCATGACCGCGTACACCGCAGGACCGGCCCAGTCGATGAAACGACGGATCGAATCCATGCCGGTCCAAAACACCACGGCCTGCAAGACCCATAACGACAGAAAGCCGAACCAGCCCAGGTAGGACAGCCCGGCGAACGTTACCTGCTGATACGCCGCCAGCTCAGGAAAAAAACGCAGCACCACAATAATCAGGGCGCTGGACGCGAGGTAGGTCTGAACCCCATACCACGCCACAGCGATCAAGCCGCGAATCACCGCCGGGATATTTGCGCCAAACACCCCGAACGCCAATCGGCAAATCACCGGATACGGAACGGCTGCTTGTTGGCTGGGTTTAGCCACTAAATTGGCGATGACCTGAATGATGCAAATGCCGACCAGCAGCGCGATCAACACTTCCCAACTGGCCAGGCCGAGGGCAAACAAGCTGGAGGCAAACACATAGCCGCCGACGCTGTGCACGTCGCTCATCCAAAAAGCGAATATGTTGTACCAATTCCACGTTTGCGGCAGTGGGCCAAGATCTTTGTTGTAGAGACGTGGGCTGTAACCCGCCGGACGTTGCTCGCTCATGACACGTTTCTCCCTGTAGGCCTGGCAGCACTGACATCGCGTACGCGACCTGGCATTGTTGTATACGATTTCGTACGCACGATATGTGCCAAGCACAGCGTGACAACGCCCTAAACCCCATTGCGCCGGGTGTTTCAGGAGAATTAGAGCCGAGTGTTCTCACGCGGAACAATCCGGGATGCGAGCTGAATGCTCAATGGCGGTGCACCTGCGCCCATGCGGTGCAGCGGTTGCAGCCTTTACTGATAAGGGTAATTAGCGCTGGATTGCTCGCAAGTCGCTGGCTTATAGTTGTATACAATTGTTGTAAATATTGCGCAAAAGGTGAGCGTTTCGATGCGTATTCAAGTGATCAATCCCAACACCAGCCAAGCGATGACCCATAAAATTGGCGTCGCCGCGCAGGCCGTGGCTCGCGCTGGGACAGAGATTTTGGCGTGTTGTCCCGAAGACGGCCCTGAATCAATTGAAGGGCATTTCGATGAGGCGATTGCTGCGGTGGGCATGCTCGAAGAAATCCAGAAGGGCGTGGCCCTCGGCTATGACGCTCACATCATCGCCTGCTTCGGCGACCCCGGCCTATTGGCGGCGCGGGAATTGGCTATTGGCCCAGTGATCGGTATTGCCGAGGCGGCATTTCATATCGCCAGTCTGGTTGCTACGCGCTTCGCGGTGATCACTACCTTGGGTCGCACCCGGATAATTGCCGAGCACCTGCTGCAACGGTATGGCATGCAGGACCTTTGCACGTCAGTCAGTTGCCTTGAAATTCCTGTACTAGCGCTGGAAAACTGCGACGAAGCCTTGATCGAACGCATCACCGCTGAAGGGCGTCGACTGCGCGATGAAGAAGGTGCAGGTGCCATCGTCTTGGGGTGTGGTGGCATGGCGGACCTGCGCCAAGTGCTGAGCGAGGCCATGGGAATACCGGTCGTTGAGGGCGTCAGCGCTGCTGTAAAACTGGCGGAATCACTGGTCGAGCTAGGCTTGGGCACGTCGAAACGTGGCGACTTGGCCTTCCCGCTGAGCAAGCGTTTCACCGGACGCTACGCCCACTTGAGCCGTTAGTGGTATCGGACAGAAACCGGTTCCATGAAGCTTTGCTATCGAACCGATAAGTTCTGAAAGCTGTTTCATCCATGAAACAGTGACCATCCTTTGAGCGCGTTTTCTGCCCATAGGAGTTCCTGATGTCCACCAAAACTATAATATTGCGCCTCACCGTCTTGGCCACCTTAGTCAGCGGTCAGGCATTTGCTGCCCAAACTGAGCAACTTACCCGTGATTCCGGTGCGCCCATCGGCGACAACGAGAATTCACAAACCGCAGGCCCTGCTGGTCCGGTATTACTTCAAGACGCTTCCCTGATCGAGAAGCTTCAGCGCTTCGACCGCGAACGTATCCCTGAGCGTGTGGTGCATGCTCGGGGTACCGGCGCATTTGGCGAGTTCGTGCCGTCTGCCGATATTCACGATCTGACCGTGGCCGACGTATTCAAGCCGGGCAGCAAGACGCCGGTTTTCGTGCGTTTCAGTACCGTCATGGGTTATCGCGGTTCGCCTGAGCAGGCCCGCGATCCTCGCGGATTCGCGGTCAAGTTCTATACCGATCAGGGTAACTGGGACATGGTCGGCATCAACTGGCCGATCTTCTTCATTCGTGATGCGATCAAGTTTCCCGACTTTGTCCATGCGAATAAACCAAGCGCTGTAACCGGCGTGCAAGACCCGGATCTGGCATTCGACTTTTTCGCTCACACGCCAGAAGCGACCCACATGCTCACCCGTCTGTACACGGTAGAAGGCATGCCGGATTCCTACCGCCACATGAACGGCTCGGCGGTACATGCGTTCAAGTTCGTCAACGCCGAGGGCTTAGTGCATTACGTGAAGTTCGCCTGGAGAAGCCAGCAAGGCGTGCATGGTTTGAAGCCGGATGATATTGCCAAGTCCTTGGGCAATGACTGGAACATGATGTCCAACGACTTGTATGGCGCGATCAACAAGGGCGACTTTCCCAAGTGGGACCTCTACGTTCAAGTCCTGACGCCGGGCGAGTTGGGTAAATTCAACTATGACGCACTGGACGACACCAAGGTCTGGACCGGTGTACCCGAAAAGAAAGTCGGCACCATGACGCTTAACCGCATGCCCGATAACTATTTTGAATCCGTAGAAGAATCAGCGTTTGCCCCATCGCGTCTGGTCCCAGGCATCGAAGCGTCAGAAGATCGCATGCTGCAAGGCCGTTTGTTCGCGTATGCCGACACCCAAATGTATCGCTTGGGCGCCAACTATCAGCAACTGCCGATCAACCGTCCGCTGACACCGGTGGTCAACAACAGCCAAGACGGCGCGATGAACGCCAGCGGTCGCAAGGGCAACATCAACTTCGAGCCGTCAGGCGTGCATGAGCTTGCTCAAGACCCTAAATACAAGTATGCGGCTACGCCTGTCAGCGGCGTCACCCAACAAATGGCGATCCATAAGCCGAACAACTTTGCGCAGGCGGGTGAGTACTACCGTGGTCTTTCCGACGCGGACAAAGGTTATTTGGTCGAAGCCTTGGGCGGTGATTTGAGCAAGGTCACTAACGACAGCAACAAGTACGCGATGCTTTCGTACTTCTACAAAGCCGATACTGATTACGGTACGCGGTTGGCCAAAACCACCCACAGCGATGTCGGTCGGGTCAAAACCGCAGCCGCTTTGTTGCAGGATTGACCGTAGCAAATACCCCTGTAGGCGCTGCCGAAGGCTGCAATTAGTCGTGATGGATATCGCGGCCGTTGGCAGCGCCTACTGGGGATCTATCTAACAAGGATCCCTCCATGAATTCCAGGCTGCGCATCCGGCTTACGGTGGCAGGCGTCGTTTTATGTGTGCTGGCAATCGTCAGCTACCGCGTTGCCCATGTGATATTCCCCAATGCTTGGCTGCCGAAAACCGCCGATTATTTTCAGACAAAATCCGACATAAAACGCGTTGATCCACACACTTACGACACCGAATGGTTTGACGCTGCACGGGCAGGGCGCCAGGACATCACCCGTGCGTTATTGCAGGCTGGTTACCCGGTCAACCTGCAAGGCGACTCGGGGTATACCGCAGTAATTCTGGCGACTTACCATGGCCAGGCAGATGAAGTGTCGATGCTTCTTCAGGCAGGCGCCGATCCTTGTTTACCCGACCATAATGGCAATACCGCATTAATGGGCGCGCTGTTCAAAGGGGAGGAGGGGGTTGCGGGCCAGTTGCTCGGCCATTGTCCAGTCGATCAGGTGAACAACACAGGCCAAACGGCGCTGGCATTTGCAGCGCTGTTCGGACGACTGGACATGATTACCCGTTTAGTCGCCAACGGCGCCGATCCCCGTCACCTCGATGCCAAGGGCAACAGTGCGCTGACCATCGTCGAAAAACAGGGCAACCTGCAAGCTGCCGCCGCATTACGTGCCGTCGGTGCACAGGATTGACGCTCCTACAGATTTTGGCAGTGCCAAAGTCCCGAGACTACTGGGTCATGTCGAAAATCATGCAGGTCGTGGTGCCGGTGGCGTACAGCCGGTCATCCACATCGTACAAACGCCCTTCGGCCAGCGCGGTGGAGCGGCCCACGTGAATGACTTTGCCTTCGGCGCGCACCGGGCCGGTATGACTGCCCATGGCGCGAACA
This window contains:
- a CDS encoding NCS1 family nucleobase:cation symporter-1 produces the protein MSEQRPAGYSPRLYNKDLGPLPQTWNWYNIFAFWMSDVHSVGGYVFASSLFALGLASWEVLIALLVGICIIQVIANLVAKPSQQAAVPYPVICRLAFGVFGANIPAVIRGLIAVAWYGVQTYLASSALIIVVLRFFPELAAYQQVTFAGLSYLGWFGFLSLWVLQAVVFWTGMDSIRRFIDWAGPAVYAVMMVLAAWIVWRAGWSNISFTLAEKQLSGWEAFGQTIMATALVVSYFSGPTLNFGDFSRYARSMADVRRGNFWGLPVNFLAFSLVTVVIVSGTLPIFGEMIHDPIATVARIDNTTAVLLGAFAFVTATIGINIVANFVSPAFDFANVAPSKISWRMGGMIAAVLSVFITPWNLFNNPAVIHYTLDILAACIGPLFGILLVDYYLVKRQQIDVDALFDDTPAGRYWYTNGFNWTAIKALVAAGVIGLCFSFVPWFQPIANFAWFTGCILGGAFYYLLEQRSPAVFAATGSRA
- a CDS encoding aspartate/glutamate racemase family protein, with amino-acid sequence MRIQVINPNTSQAMTHKIGVAAQAVARAGTEILACCPEDGPESIEGHFDEAIAAVGMLEEIQKGVALGYDAHIIACFGDPGLLAARELAIGPVIGIAEAAFHIASLVATRFAVITTLGRTRIIAEHLLQRYGMQDLCTSVSCLEIPVLALENCDEALIERITAEGRRLRDEEGAGAIVLGCGGMADLRQVLSEAMGIPVVEGVSAAVKLAESLVELGLGTSKRGDLAFPLSKRFTGRYAHLSR
- a CDS encoding catalase — translated: MSTKTIILRLTVLATLVSGQAFAAQTEQLTRDSGAPIGDNENSQTAGPAGPVLLQDASLIEKLQRFDRERIPERVVHARGTGAFGEFVPSADIHDLTVADVFKPGSKTPVFVRFSTVMGYRGSPEQARDPRGFAVKFYTDQGNWDMVGINWPIFFIRDAIKFPDFVHANKPSAVTGVQDPDLAFDFFAHTPEATHMLTRLYTVEGMPDSYRHMNGSAVHAFKFVNAEGLVHYVKFAWRSQQGVHGLKPDDIAKSLGNDWNMMSNDLYGAINKGDFPKWDLYVQVLTPGELGKFNYDALDDTKVWTGVPEKKVGTMTLNRMPDNYFESVEESAFAPSRLVPGIEASEDRMLQGRLFAYADTQMYRLGANYQQLPINRPLTPVVNNSQDGAMNASGRKGNINFEPSGVHELAQDPKYKYAATPVSGVTQQMAIHKPNNFAQAGEYYRGLSDADKGYLVEALGGDLSKVTNDSNKYAMLSYFYKADTDYGTRLAKTTHSDVGRVKTAAALLQD
- a CDS encoding ankyrin repeat domain-containing protein encodes the protein MNSRLRIRLTVAGVVLCVLAIVSYRVAHVIFPNAWLPKTADYFQTKSDIKRVDPHTYDTEWFDAARAGRQDITRALLQAGYPVNLQGDSGYTAVILATYHGQADEVSMLLQAGADPCLPDHNGNTALMGALFKGEEGVAGQLLGHCPVDQVNNTGQTALAFAALFGRLDMITRLVANGADPRHLDAKGNSALTIVEKQGNLQAAAALRAVGAQD